A single Cyclopterus lumpus isolate fCycLum1 chromosome 15, fCycLum1.pri, whole genome shotgun sequence DNA region contains:
- the itsn1 gene encoding LOW QUALITY PROTEIN: intersectin-1 (The sequence of the model RefSeq protein was modified relative to this genomic sequence to represent the inferred CDS: deleted 1 base in 1 codon), whose amino-acid sequence MAQFPTTFTDVFLISVDERAKHDQQFLSLSPTAGGYITGDQARNFFLQSGLPPPILAQIWALADMNSDGRMDIHEFSIAMKLIKLKLQGHPLPPALPPSMQQAALTLPPQSAFGMPPMPPISAPLSGLPPLPLPPLPVGVSPPLVSSAPPPLPPPISNGAPPTGMMQPVSGFSHPAPSVNKSTSFNRSSTKLQKGTSLDTTSALPPCDWAVPQSSRLKYRQLFNSHDKMMSGHLTGPQARTILMQSSLPQGQLATIWSLSDIDQDGKLTAEEFILAMHLIDMAMSGLPLPPVLPPDYLPPTFRRVRSDSVQSDQKSVQEEEEEEAESNLDRKLPVTFEDKKRENFERGNLELEKRRQALQELQRKEQERLATLEREELERKERERLEQERRRQHELERQLERQRDLERHREEERRKEIERREAAKRELERQRQLEWERQRRQELLTQRNREQESIVLLKARKKTLEFELEALNDKKNQLEGKLKDVRFRLSAQRREVEQTNLSRETRIAEITLLQQQLQDSQQWLGRLIPDKQCLNDQLKHTHQNSLHRDSLSSLQKAVEQKESSRQLLREQLDAVERETRAKLLEIDAFNTQLKELREIHSRQQRQKQRELDGDTHTLTHTHPHMHTPVERKSAELQDSRLSSEEALSWRDDSASSAPNAPSPPSVSAPHAWLNRVAQEEQERKRRGMMMEEDEEEEEEEEDTEGGRKGAGSGSAEENEDEGRGKKDMQEKLSKLFGLPTDPWASTVEKAPPPSLFDQKAPPPGLFDQKAPPPGLFDQKAPVSSFDQQQHPVKVVYYRALYPFDARSHDEISIAPGDVIMVDESQTGEPGWLGGELRGRTGWFPANYAERIPDNEAPISLRATSTGPPTAARQPMSTPPPAPGHTSSSSAASSANSNWADFNTTWPSNAGSQSESEGWDAWPTSSATPNPSLGVPSAQLRQRSAFTPATMTTGSSPSPVLGQGEKVEGLQAQALYPWRAKKDNHLNFNKNEIITVLEQQDMWWLGELQTGQRGWFPKSYVKLISASMTPPPGAAPRIKNTSESVVSESPPNGKRPSPSPTKPSDSGEEFVAMYTYESSEQGDLSFQQGDVVMVTRKEGDWWTGMVGGKTGVFPSNYVKPRDSEALGPAGKTGSLGKKPEIAQVIAPYSATGAEQLTLAPGQLILIRKKNPGGWWEGELQARGKKRQIGWFPANYVKLLSPSTSKTTPTEPTPPKLTSAGAGAHTAVCQVIGMYDYVAQNDDELAFLKGQVITVVNKDDCDWWKGELGGREGLFPSNYVKLTTDTDPSTQWCADLHLLDMLSPAERKRQGYIHELIVTEENYVNDLQLVTEIFHKPLLDCELLTEKEVAMIFVNWKELIMCNIKLLKALRVRKKMSGDRMPVKMIGDILTNQLPHMQPYIRFCSCQLNGATLIQQKTDDNPEIKDFLKRLAMDPRCKGMPLSSFLLKPMQRVTRYPLIIKNIIENTPESHPDNSHLKAALEKAEELCSQVNEGVREKENSDRLEWIQAHVQCEGLSEQLVFNSVTNCLGPRKFLHSGKLFKAKSSKELYGFLFNDFLLLTQVTKPLGSSGSDKVFSSKTHLQYRMYKTPIFLNEVLVKLPTDPSGDEPLFHISHIDRVYTLRAESANERTAWVQKIKAASELFIETEKKKREKAYLVRSQRATGIGRLMVNIVEGIELKPCRSHGKSNPYCEVTMGSQCHITKTLQDTLNPKWNSNCQFFIKDLEQDVLCVTVFERDQFSPDDFLGRTEIRLAEIKKDQGSKGPITKRLLLHEVPTGEIVVRLDLQLFEEP is encoded by the exons ATGGCACAGTTCCCCACCACATTCACAG ATGTGTTCCTGATCTCTGTGGATGAGAGAGCCAAACATGATCAGCAGTTTCTCAGCCTCTCTCCGACTGCCGGGGGTTACATCACAG GCGACCAAGCCAGGAACTTCTTCCTTCAATCAGGTCTGCCGCCTCCCATCCTGGCCCAAATCTg GGCTCTGGCTGACATGAACAGCGACGGCCGCATGGACATCCACGAGTTCTCCATCGCCATGAAACTCATCAAGCTGAAGCTCCAGGGTCACCCGCTGCCCCCCGCGCTgcctcccagcatgcaacagGCCGCGCTGACGTTACCCCCGCAGAGCGCCTTCG GCATGCCCCCCATGCCCCCCATCTCGGCCCCTCTGTCGGGCTTGCCTCCGCTCCCGCTGCCGCCGCTCCCCGTCGGGGTGTCTCCCCCGCTCGTCTCGTCGGCCCCGCCTCCCCTCCCGCCGCCCATCTCCAACGGAGCCCCTCCCACGGGCATGATGCAGCCCGTCTCGGGCTTCTCCCACCCAG CTCCCTCCGTCAACAAGTCCACGTCGTTCAACCGCTCCAGCACCAAGTTGCAGAAGGGGACGTCCTTGGACACTACGAG CGCTCTGCCGCCCTGTGATTGGGCCGTTCCTCAGTCCTCCCGGCTCAAGTACAGACAGCTTTTTAACTCCCATGACAAGATGATGAGCGGACAcctcacag gtcctCAGGCTCGCACAATCCTCATGCAGTCCAGTCTCCCTCAGGGCCAGCTGGCCACGATATG GAGTCTCTCCGATATCGACCAGGATGGAAAGCTGACCGCGGAGGAGTTCATCTTAGCCATGCACCTCATAGATATGGCCATGTCGGGTTTACCGCTGCCCCCCGTGCTACCGCCAGATTACCTCCCCCCCACATTCAG gcgtGTGCGCAGTGACAGTGTTCAGTCGGACCAGAAGAGCgtccaggaggaagaggaggaggaggcggagagcAACCTGGACAGGAAACTACCAG TGACGTTTGAGGACAAGAAGAGGGAGAACTTTGAGCGTGGAAACCTGGAGTTGGAGAAGAGGCGTCAGGCTctgcaggagctgcagaggaaagagCAGGAGAGGCTGGCCAcgctggagagggaggagctggagaggaag GAGCGTGAGCGtctggagcaggagaggagacgaCAACACGAATTAGAGCGACAACTGGAGAGACAGCGAGACCTGGAGAGGCaccgagaggaggagagacgcaaagagatagagaggagagag GCTGCTAAGCGTGAACTGGAGCGTCAGCGTCAGCTGGAGTGGGAGCGTCAGCGTCGCCAGGAGCTTCTGACTCAGAGGAACCGAGAGCAGGAGAGCATCGTGCTGCTGAAAGCCAGGAAGAAGACCCTGGAGTTTGAACTGGAGGCTCTg AATGATAAGAAGAACCAGTTGGAGGGCAAGCTGAAGGACGTCCGGTTTCGCCTGTCAGCCCAGCGGAGAGAGGTGGAGCAGACCAATCTGTCCAGAGAAACACGCATCGCTGAAATCACCCTGCTGcaacagcagctgcag GACTCCCAGCAGTGGTTGGGGAGGCTGATTCCTGACAAACAGTGTCTCAACGACCAGCTGAAACACACTCACCAGAACAGTCTGCATC GCGACAGCCTATCGTCCCTGCAGAAGGCCgtggagcagaaggagagcagcaggcagctgctCCGGGAACAGCTGGACGCCGTGGAGCGCGAGACGAGGGCCAAGCTGCTGGAAATCGACGCGTTCAACACGCAGCTGAAG GAGCTGAGGGAGATCCACAGCCGGCAGCAGAGGCAGAAGCAGCGGGAGCTGGACggagacacgcacacactgacgcacacacaccctcacatgCACACCCCGGTGGAGAGGAAGTCCGCTGAGCTGCAGGACAGCAG GTTGTCATCGGAGGAGGCCCTGTCCTGGAGGGACGACTCTGCAAGCTCCGCCCCCAACGCCCCGAGC CCCCCCTCCGTCTCTGCGCCCCACGCCTGGCTGAACCGAGTGgcccaggaggagcaggagaggaagaggagagggatgatgatggaggaggatgaggaggaggaggaggaggaagaagacacGGAGGGGGGCCGGAAGGGAGCGGGATCGGGATCGGCAGAAGAGAACGAGGACGAGGGGAGGGGCAAGAAGGACATGCAGGAGAAACTGAGCAAGCTCTTCGGCCTACCGACCGACCCCTGGGCTTCAACAG TGGAAAAGGCTCCGCCCCCAAGTCTGTTCGACCAGAAGGCTCCGCCCCCCGGCCTGTTCGATCAGAAGGCTCCGCCCCCCGGCCTGTTCGACCAGAAGGCTCCGGTCAGCAGCTTcgaccagcagcagcatcccgTGAAGGTCGTGTACTACAGGGCTCTGTATCCGTTTGATGCCCGCAGCCACGACGAGATCAGTATCGCTCCCGGAGACGTCATCATG GTGGACGAATCCCAAACGGGCGAACCGGGTTGGCTGGGAGGAGAGCTCCGGGGCCGGACCGGTTGGTTTCCAGCCAATTACGCCGAACGGATACCGGACAACGAAGCGCCAATCAGCCTGCGCGCGACGTCCACGGGCCCGCCCACCGCGGCTCGGCAGCCAATGTCGACGCCCCCTCCAGCGCCTggacacacctcctcctcctccgccgcgtCCTCCGCCAACAGTAACTGGGCCGACTTCAACACCAC CTGGCCCTCCAACGccggcagccaatcagagagcgaGGGGTGGGACGCGTGGCCGACCTCGTCCGCCACTCCGAACCCTTCGCTCGGCGTTCCGTCGGCGCAGCTGCGGCAACGCTCCGCCTTCACGCCCGCCACCATGACGAcgggctcctccccctctcccgtCCTGGGGCAG GGGGAGAAGGTCGAGGGTCTCCAGGCTCAGGCCTTGTATCCGTGGAGAGCGAAAAAGGACAACCACCTCAACTTCAACAAAAACGAG aTCATAACCGTGTTGGAGCAGCAGGACATGTGGTGGTTGGGTGAACTGCAGACCGGGCAGAGAGGCTGGTTCCCCAAAAGCTACGTGAAGCTCATCTCCGCCAGCATGACTCCGCCCCCTGGCGCCGCGCCGCGAATCAAAAACACCAG TGAATCTGTAGTGTCAGAAAGCCCCCCCAATGGAAAACGGCCGTCCCCTTCCCCAACAAAACCCTCTGATTCTGGAGaag agttcGTGGCCATGTACACCTACGAGAGCAGCGAACAGGGGGACCTGAGCTTCCAGCAAGGAgacgtcgtcatggtgaccCGGAAAGAAGGGGACTGGTGGACGGGCATGGTCGGGGGCAAGACGGGCGTCTTCCCCTCCAATTACGTCAAACCACGAGACTCAGAG GCTCTGGGACCCGCGGGGAAGACGGGCAGCCTGGGAAAGAAACCAG AGATCGCTCAGGTGATCGCCCCCTACAGCGCCACAGGAGCGGAGCAGCTCACGTTGGCTCCGGGTCAGCTCATCCTCATCAGGAAAAAGAACCCGGGGGGCTGGTGGGAGGGCGAGCTCCAG GCCCGGGGGAAGAAGCGCCAGATCGGTTGGTTTCCGGCCAACTACGTGAAGCTGCTCAGCCCCAGCACCAGCAAGACGACGCCCACAGAGCCCACCCCTCCGAAACTGACTTCGGCCGGCGCGGGCGCTCACACAG cgGTGTGTCAGGTGATCGGCATGTACGACTACGTGGCCCAGAACGACGACGAGCTGGCCTTCCTGAAGGGTCAGGTGATCACGGTGGTCAACAAGGACGACTGCGATTGGTGGAAGGGAGAGCTCGGCGGGAGGGAGGGGCTGTTTCCCAGCAACTACGTCAAACTCACCACGGACACCGACCCGAGCACGCagt GGTGCGCTgacctccacctgctggacatGCTGAGCCCCgcggagaggaagaggcagggCTACATCCACGAGCTCATCGTCACCGAGGAGAACTACGTCAACGACCTGCAGCTCGTTACCGAG ATCTTCCACAAACCTCTGTTGGACTGCGAGCTGCTGACGGAGAAGGAGGTGGCCATGATCTTCGTCAACTGGAAGGAGCTCATCATGTGCAACATCAAGCTGCTCAA GGCTCTGAGAGTGAGGAAGAAGATGTCGGGCGACCGGATGCCCGTGAAGATGATCGGTGACATCCTGACCAACCAGCTGCCTCACATGCAGCCATACATCAG gttctgTTCGTGTCAGCTGAACGGAGCCACGCTGATTCAGCAGAAAACCGACGACAACCCTGAGATCAAAGACTTCCTGAAG AGGTTGGCGATGGACCCCAGGTGTAAAGGGATGCCTCTGTCCAGCTTCCTGCTCAAACCCATGCAGAGAGTCACGCGCTACCCGCTCATCATCAAGAAC ATCATAGAAAACACTCCGGAGTCGCATCCTGACAACAGCCATCTGAAGGCTGCTctggagaaggcagaggagcTGTGCTcgcag gtgaATGAGGGCGTcagggagaaggagaactcGGACCGTCTGGAGTGGATTCAGGCTCACGTCCAGTGTGAAGGCCTGTctgag CAACTGGTGTTCAACTCCGTCACCAACTGTCTGGGTCCCAGGAAGTTCCTCCACAGCGGGAAGTTGTTTAAAGCCAAGAGCAGCAAGGAGCTCTACGGCTTCCTGTTCAACGACTTCCTGCTGCTGACTCAG GTGACCAAACCTCTGGGCTCGTCGGGCTCGGACAAAGTCTTCTCCTCGAAAACACACCTGCAGTACCGCATGTACAAGACG CCGATCTTCCTCAACGAGGTTTTGGTGAAGCTGCCGACGGACCCGTCAGGAGACGAGCCGCTGTTCCACATCTCGCACATCGACCGCGTCTACACGCTCCGAGCCGAGAGCGCCAACGAGCG gacggCCTGGGTTCAGAAAATCAAAGCAGCTTCGGAACTCTTCATtgagacggagaagaagaagagggagaaggcgTATCTAG TTCGTTCTCAGAGGGCGACGGGCATCGGCAGACTGATGGTCAACATCGTGGAGGGAATCGAGCTCAAACCCTGTCGCTCccacg gGAAAAGTAACCCATACTGTGAGGTAACCATGGGTTCCCAGTGCCATATCACAAAAACATTACAG gaCACGTTGAATCCGAAGTGGAACTCCAACTGTCAGTTTTTTATAAAGGACCTTGAACAGGACGTcctctgtgtcactgtgttcGAACGAGACCAGTTCTCCCCCGACG ACTTCCTGGGCAGGACAGAGATCCGATTGGCCGAAATCAAGAAGGACCAGGGCTCGAAAGGACCAATCACCAAGCGGTTGCTGCTCCACGAGGTTCCCACGGGAGAGATCGTGGTCAGGCTGGACCTCCAGCTGTTTGAGgagccctaa